One window of Ralstonia pickettii DTP0602 genomic DNA carries:
- a CDS encoding molybdenum cofactor sulfurase — translation MSLPAAPVQAVIDAVLVGQVRPLGPKAVPSGIDKHATAAPVRVGTLGLAGDEQGDPRHHGGPEKAIHHYAFDHYPAWREQLGAQGATGIGVLDAAGAFGENLSTQGLTEAEVCIGDRFRLGTALVEVSQARQPCFKLNHRFGSPGMSRAVQQSLRTGWYYRVLEEGEVAAGDTLALVARPHPQWPLLRLLQVLYVDRLDYTALAQMADLTVLAESWRKLARQRLERREVEDMEKRLAGG, via the coding sequence ATGAGCCTGCCCGCCGCACCTGTGCAAGCCGTCATCGACGCGGTGCTGGTCGGGCAGGTACGCCCGTTAGGACCCAAGGCTGTGCCCAGCGGCATCGACAAGCACGCCACAGCCGCCCCCGTGCGCGTGGGCACGCTGGGGCTGGCCGGCGACGAGCAGGGCGATCCGCGCCATCACGGCGGGCCCGAGAAGGCGATCCACCACTATGCCTTCGACCATTACCCGGCGTGGCGCGAGCAACTGGGCGCACAGGGCGCAACGGGGATCGGCGTACTCGACGCGGCCGGCGCCTTCGGCGAGAATCTCAGCACGCAAGGGCTGACCGAGGCCGAGGTTTGCATCGGTGATCGCTTCCGCCTGGGCACCGCACTGGTCGAGGTCTCGCAGGCACGCCAGCCTTGCTTCAAGCTCAACCATCGCTTCGGCTCCCCGGGCATGTCGCGCGCGGTGCAGCAGAGCCTGCGCACGGGCTGGTACTACCGCGTGCTCGAAGAGGGTGAAGTCGCGGCGGGCGATACGCTTGCACTGGTGGCGCGCCCGCATCCGCAATGGCCACTGCTGCGGCTGCTGCAGGTGCTGTATGTCGACCGGCTGGACTACACAGCGCTTGCGCAGATGGCGGACCTCACCGTGCTGGCGGAAAGCTGGCGCAAGCTGGCCCGGCAGCGCCTGGAACGGCGCGAAGTCGAAGACATGGAAAAGCGGCTCGCGGGCGGCTGA
- a CDS encoding dehydroascorbate transporter (TRAP family transporter; with YiaMO is involved in the uptake of L-dehydroascorbate) has protein sequence MTIFVFVGSLLGAMSLGMPIAFALLASGVALMLHLGNFDTQILAQNMLEGVNNYPLMAVPFFMLAGELMNAGGLSQRIVRVADAAVGHVRGGLGYVAIIAATVVASISGSAVADTAAVAALLIPMMRNAGYNVPRAAGLIAAGGIIAPVIPPSIAIVVFGVVAQVSITKLFLAGIAPGAMMALTLAVTWHFCARKEKLAPVEPFSARRLAKAALDGVWALVLPVVIIGGMKIGAFTPTEAAVVAVVYAIVVGRFVYGELKLRALPGLIVTAAKTSSTVLFLVACALVSAWLITIANIPAQVTDLLEPFIDNKILLMFVIMILVIVVGTALDLMPTVLIMTPILMPVITKAGIDPVYFGVMFVLNNAIGLLTPPVGTVLNVVAGTSRCSLDSVIGGVWPFLLSLTALMFLFVLFPQLFLVPAAWLH, from the coding sequence ATGACCATCTTTGTCTTTGTCGGCTCGCTGCTGGGCGCGATGTCGCTCGGCATGCCCATCGCCTTTGCGCTGCTCGCTTCCGGTGTCGCGCTGATGCTGCACCTGGGCAATTTCGATACGCAGATCCTCGCGCAGAACATGCTGGAGGGCGTCAACAACTATCCGCTGATGGCGGTGCCGTTCTTCATGCTCGCCGGCGAGCTGATGAACGCCGGCGGGCTGTCGCAACGCATCGTGCGCGTGGCCGACGCGGCGGTCGGGCATGTGCGCGGCGGGCTGGGCTACGTGGCGATCATCGCGGCCACGGTGGTGGCCAGCATCTCCGGCTCGGCCGTTGCCGATACCGCCGCCGTCGCCGCGCTGCTGATCCCGATGATGCGCAACGCCGGCTACAACGTGCCGCGCGCCGCGGGGCTGATCGCCGCGGGCGGCATTATCGCGCCGGTGATCCCGCCGTCGATCGCCATCGTCGTGTTCGGCGTGGTGGCGCAGGTGTCGATCACCAAGCTGTTCCTGGCCGGCATCGCGCCCGGCGCGATGATGGCGCTGACGCTCGCCGTGACCTGGCACTTCTGCGCGCGCAAGGAGAAGCTGGCGCCGGTGGAGCCGTTCAGTGCGCGCCGCCTCGCCAAGGCCGCGCTCGATGGCGTGTGGGCGCTGGTGCTGCCGGTGGTGATCATCGGCGGCATGAAGATCGGCGCCTTCACGCCGACCGAGGCCGCCGTGGTGGCGGTGGTCTACGCCATCGTCGTCGGCCGCTTCGTCTACGGCGAGCTGAAGCTGCGTGCCCTGCCCGGGCTGATCGTCACCGCGGCCAAGACCTCCAGCACGGTGCTGTTCCTGGTGGCGTGCGCGCTGGTCTCGGCATGGCTGATCACCATCGCCAATATCCCGGCGCAGGTAACCGACCTGCTCGAGCCCTTCATCGACAACAAGATCCTGCTGATGTTCGTCATCATGATCCTGGTGATCGTGGTGGGCACCGCGCTCGACCTGATGCCGACGGTGCTGATCATGACGCCGATCCTGATGCCCGTGATCACCAAGGCCGGCATCGATCCGGTGTACTTCGGCGTGATGTTCGTGCTCAACAACGCCATCGGCCTGCTGACGCCGCCAGTCGGCACGGTCCTCAACGTGGTGGCCGGCACTTCGCGCTGCAGCCTGGACAGCGTGATCGGCGGGGTCTGGCCCTTCCTGCTGAGCCTGACAGCGCTGATGTTCCTGTTCGTGCTGTTCCCGCAGTTGTTCCTCGTGCCGGCCGCGTGGCTGCACTGA
- a CDS encoding amidohydrolase (K07046: K07046): MPAMPTAIIDAHHHLWRLGPARHPWLQEGYDPAAFFLGDYATLRQDFNPRDYLRQWDGLHLAASVHVEAERHADESVAETAWLHQVHARHGFPNAVVAHADFNSDTLAAQLRAHQAFPLVRGVRCKPRTSRTPDGSVHGQPGTLQDPRWLAGLQRLAEHGLAWDLRVPWWHLEEAAEAIAAVPGLAVVVEHTGLPWDRSEAGLAAWRRGLAALASLPGVHLKLSEFGLPGTGWDRAGNVGVIRQALEIFGWQRCMFASNLPVSGLRASLHEIVNTVAAGLEGLPDAAAQAVWHDNAMRFYRIEAPAASLR, encoded by the coding sequence ATGCCCGCCATGCCCACCGCCATCATCGATGCCCACCACCACCTGTGGCGGCTCGGCCCGGCGCGCCATCCCTGGCTGCAGGAAGGGTACGACCCTGCCGCCTTCTTTCTCGGCGACTACGCCACGCTGCGGCAGGACTTCAATCCGCGAGACTACCTGCGGCAGTGGGATGGGCTGCACCTGGCCGCCAGCGTGCATGTCGAAGCCGAACGGCACGCCGACGAGTCGGTGGCCGAGACCGCGTGGCTGCATCAGGTCCACGCTCGCCACGGCTTTCCCAATGCGGTCGTGGCGCATGCCGATTTCAACAGCGACACGCTGGCGGCGCAGCTGCGCGCGCACCAGGCTTTTCCTCTGGTGCGGGGCGTAAGGTGCAAGCCGCGCACCAGCCGCACCCCCGATGGCAGCGTGCACGGGCAGCCCGGCACGCTCCAGGACCCGCGCTGGCTGGCCGGCCTGCAGCGGCTGGCCGAGCATGGCCTGGCGTGGGACCTGCGCGTGCCGTGGTGGCACCTTGAGGAAGCCGCGGAGGCGATCGCGGCCGTGCCGGGGCTCGCCGTGGTGGTCGAGCACACCGGCCTGCCGTGGGACCGCTCGGAAGCGGGCCTGGCCGCCTGGCGCCGCGGACTTGCGGCGCTGGCCAGCCTGCCCGGCGTGCACCTGAAGCTGTCCGAGTTCGGCCTGCCCGGCACCGGGTGGGACCGCGCCGGCAATGTCGGCGTGATCCGCCAGGCGCTGGAGATCTTCGGCTGGCAGCGCTGCATGTTCGCCAGCAACCTGCCGGTCTCCGGCCTGCGCGCGTCGCTGCACGAAATCGTCAATACCGTGGCCGCCGGGCTGGAAGGCCTGCCCGACGCCGCCGCACAAGCGGTGTGGCACGACAACGCCATGCGCTTTTACCGGATCGAGGCGCCCGCAGCCAGCCTGCGCTGA
- a CDS encoding ABC transporter substrate-binding protein, with the protein MQRRTFLCASAAALAAPLARAASPLPAGPIRIIVGFPPGGGTDVMARVIAQHLSTLWQVSVIVENRPGAAGVVAAEYTARQAPDGTALLMTNISNHAIAPSLYPKLGYSVEKDFTPIMLVGVTPNLLICNTGGRARSVADVVALCRSQPGKITFGSSGAGAAQHLALEMFKLRAGVDALHVPYRGSAPMLTDLIGGQIDFSFETMTSATPQIQGGKVVAIAQTRPRRAASYPKVPTLAESGFPGFDAGTWYGLVGPAGLPAPMVERMNADMNKVLAMPDVASKLAGFGAEDGGGTAARFAQFIATERVKWARVVKDANVKV; encoded by the coding sequence ATGCAACGTCGCACCTTCCTGTGCGCCAGCGCGGCCGCACTGGCTGCCCCGCTGGCGCGGGCAGCCTCGCCGCTGCCGGCCGGACCGATTCGGATCATCGTGGGCTTTCCGCCAGGTGGCGGCACCGATGTGATGGCCCGCGTGATCGCGCAGCATCTGTCGACGCTGTGGCAGGTGTCGGTGATCGTCGAGAACCGCCCCGGCGCCGCCGGCGTGGTCGCGGCGGAATACACCGCGCGGCAGGCGCCCGACGGCACCGCGCTGCTGATGACCAATATCAGCAACCACGCCATCGCGCCCAGCCTGTATCCCAAGCTCGGCTATTCGGTCGAGAAGGACTTCACGCCGATCATGCTGGTCGGGGTCACGCCCAACCTGTTGATCTGCAACACCGGCGGGCGGGCGCGTTCGGTTGCCGACGTGGTCGCGCTGTGCCGCAGCCAGCCCGGCAAGATCACCTTCGGCTCGTCCGGCGCGGGCGCGGCACAGCATCTGGCGCTGGAGATGTTCAAGCTGCGTGCCGGCGTGGATGCGCTGCACGTGCCCTATCGCGGCTCGGCGCCGATGCTGACGGACTTGATCGGCGGCCAGATCGATTTCAGCTTCGAGACCATGACCTCGGCCACGCCGCAGATCCAGGGCGGCAAGGTGGTGGCGATCGCGCAGACGCGCCCGCGCCGCGCGGCCAGCTATCCCAAGGTGCCGACGCTGGCCGAGTCCGGCTTCCCCGGTTTCGATGCCGGCACGTGGTACGGGTTGGTCGGCCCCGCCGGCCTGCCGGCGCCAATGGTCGAGCGCATGAATGCGGACATGAACAAGGTGCTGGCGATGCCGGATGTCGCCAGCAAGCTGGCCGGCTTCGGCGCCGAGGACGGCGGCGGCACGGCGGCGCGCTTTGCGCAGTTCATCGCCACGGAGCGCGTCAAGTGGGCGCGCGTGGTCAAGGACGCCAACGTCAAGGTGTGA
- a CDS encoding hypothetical protein (K06934: K06934), with product MIFRTTLRARQALAMLAAGTAFGAAALMPAPAAAQQAPSAECKAALDARAQNTNYPRDSVPRYIKTPTGYLLVLRMGDNVFEQIEAFAICEKVPSASLSAIGFANVTFGFWDAGKKQFNPRTFRNVEMASIVGSLAWKEGKPSIHAHGVAGDSSFDTYGGHILSMEVGTGSLEVTVTTYPQQLERGIDPKIGANVLGLRDSH from the coding sequence ATGATCTTTCGCACAACCCTGCGCGCCCGCCAGGCGCTCGCCATGCTCGCAGCCGGCACCGCCTTCGGCGCCGCCGCCCTGATGCCCGCGCCCGCCGCGGCGCAGCAGGCCCCGTCCGCCGAATGCAAGGCGGCACTGGACGCCCGCGCCCAGAACACCAACTATCCGCGCGACAGCGTGCCGCGCTACATCAAGACGCCCACCGGCTACCTGCTGGTGCTGCGCATGGGCGACAACGTCTTCGAGCAGATCGAAGCCTTCGCCATCTGCGAGAAGGTGCCAAGCGCCAGCCTGTCCGCCATCGGCTTCGCCAATGTCACATTCGGCTTCTGGGATGCGGGGAAGAAGCAGTTCAACCCGCGCACCTTCCGCAATGTCGAGATGGCCAGCATCGTCGGCAGCCTGGCATGGAAGGAAGGCAAACCCTCGATCCATGCGCATGGCGTTGCGGGAGACAGCAGCTTCGATACCTACGGCGGCCATATCCTGTCGATGGAAGTCGGCACGGGATCGCTGGAAGTGACGGTGACGACATATCCGCAGCAACTGGAACGCGGCATCGACCCGAAGATCGGCGCCAACGTGCTGGGATTGCGCGATAGCCACTAA
- a CDS encoding amidohydrolase → MNRITLRLAQGAMVAMMATMIVLVFGNVVLRYVFNSGIAFSEEASRFVFMWLTLTGALLVMHDKAHLGMSTVVSRLGENGQRACRLLADAGALGCCLLLAHGAWQLVTIGMDDRAPVTGVPLGVVYACLLVCSVGMAAMLLHGLWRLVSGRMPQHELVPQSGATGE, encoded by the coding sequence ATGAACCGCATTACGCTCCGCCTGGCCCAGGGCGCCATGGTTGCCATGATGGCCACCATGATCGTGCTGGTCTTCGGCAACGTGGTCCTGCGCTACGTCTTCAATTCCGGCATTGCCTTCTCCGAAGAAGCCTCGCGCTTTGTCTTCATGTGGCTGACGCTGACCGGCGCGCTGCTGGTGATGCACGACAAGGCCCACCTCGGCATGTCCACCGTGGTCTCGCGCCTGGGCGAAAACGGCCAGCGCGCCTGCCGCCTGCTAGCCGATGCCGGCGCGCTGGGCTGCTGCCTGCTGCTGGCGCACGGCGCCTGGCAACTGGTAACGATCGGCATGGACGACCGTGCCCCCGTCACCGGCGTGCCGCTGGGCGTGGTCTACGCCTGCCTGCTGGTATGCAGCGTCGGCATGGCGGCGATGCTGCTGCACGGGTTGTGGCGGCTGGTCAGCGGCCGCATGCCGCAGCACGAACTGGTGCCGCAGTCCGGCGCCACCGGCGAATAA
- a CDS encoding 4-hydroxybutyrate dehydrogenase, whose amino-acid sequence MALINYITQIQIDFGAIGLLAQECERIGITRPLVVTDAGVKAAGIVQRVLEQLRPGCEAVIYDGTPSNPTEAAMRDAVRLYGEYRCDGIIAVGGGSPIDLAKGVAVCATHEGPLRQFAAIEGGVARITAATAPVIAIPTTAGTGSEVGRGAVLILDDGRKVGVLSPYLVPRVAICDPELTIGLPPMLTAATGMDAIAHCLETFMAPAFNPPADGIALDGLRRAWLHIERARRDPQDRDARLAMMSASMQGALAFQKGLGCVHSLSHALGGLMPTLHHGTLNAVLLPAVIRFNADAPSMQADDKLARIAQAMGLPDADAIGPAISDMSRRLGLPSGLREMGVDPALFPRAIDYALADHCHKTNPREASAEDYLAMLQDSL is encoded by the coding sequence ATGGCCCTCATCAATTACATCACCCAGATCCAGATCGACTTCGGCGCCATCGGGCTGCTGGCGCAGGAATGCGAACGCATCGGCATCACGCGCCCGCTGGTGGTCACCGACGCCGGCGTCAAGGCGGCGGGCATCGTCCAGCGCGTGCTGGAGCAGCTGCGCCCTGGCTGCGAAGCCGTGATCTACGACGGCACGCCGTCCAACCCGACCGAAGCCGCCATGCGCGACGCCGTGCGTCTTTATGGCGAGTACCGCTGCGACGGCATCATTGCGGTGGGCGGCGGCTCGCCCATCGACCTGGCCAAGGGCGTGGCGGTGTGCGCCACGCACGAGGGCCCGCTGCGCCAGTTCGCCGCGATCGAAGGCGGCGTGGCGCGCATCACGGCCGCCACCGCGCCGGTGATCGCCATCCCTACCACCGCTGGCACCGGCAGCGAGGTCGGCCGCGGCGCGGTGCTGATCCTCGACGATGGCCGCAAGGTGGGCGTGCTTTCGCCTTACCTGGTGCCGCGCGTGGCGATCTGCGATCCCGAGCTGACCATCGGCCTGCCGCCGATGCTGACCGCGGCCACCGGCATGGATGCCATCGCGCATTGCCTGGAGACCTTCATGGCGCCCGCCTTCAACCCGCCCGCCGACGGCATCGCGCTGGATGGCCTGCGCCGCGCCTGGCTGCATATCGAGCGCGCCCGCCGCGATCCGCAGGACCGTGACGCACGGCTGGCAATGATGAGCGCGTCGATGCAGGGCGCGCTGGCGTTCCAGAAGGGCCTGGGCTGCGTGCACAGCCTGAGCCACGCGCTCGGCGGACTGATGCCGACGCTGCACCACGGCACCCTGAACGCGGTCCTGCTGCCGGCGGTGATCCGCTTCAACGCGGACGCGCCGTCGATGCAGGCAGACGACAAGCTGGCGCGCATCGCGCAGGCGATGGGGCTGCCCGATGCCGACGCCATCGGGCCGGCGATCAGCGACATGAGCCGCCGCCTGGGCCTGCCGTCGGGGCTGCGCGAGATGGGCGTGGATCCGGCGCTGTTCCCGCGCGCGATCGACTATGCGCTGGCGGACCACTGCCACAAGACCAACCCGCGCGAGGCCAGCGCCGAAGACTACCTGGCGATGCTGCAGGATTCGCTGTAA
- a CDS encoding fumarylacetoacetate hydrolase, with protein MNRRITIEETLPRDAERALLVGRAWLPGPNGGPATVVVRGAELFDISTTAPTIAGLLALPDCAERVRNATGPSLGPLQDWLDATCAHGPDPAHRHLLAPNDLQVVKAAGVTFAASLVERVIEERARGDAASAAAVRESVSAIVGPGFASVRPGSPEAMRIKEVLVAQGLWSQYLEVGIGPDAEIFTKAAPLSSVGTGVDVGLHPQSTWNNPEPEVVLAVSPRGEIVGAALGNDVNLRDFEGRSALLLGKAKDNNASCGIGPWIRLCDAHFGIDEIARTEIALTIEGEDGFVLHGASAMTQISRSPQELVAHAMGAHHQYPDGMMLFCGTLFAPVQDRDAPGAGFTHHPGDRVSISAAHLGGLVNWVGNSNELPPWTFGIGALMANLARRGLLHPPP; from the coding sequence ATGAATCGACGCATCACGATTGAGGAAACCCTGCCCCGCGACGCGGAGCGCGCCCTGCTGGTCGGGCGTGCCTGGCTGCCTGGCCCGAACGGCGGCCCCGCCACGGTTGTCGTGCGCGGCGCGGAGCTGTTCGACATCAGCACCACCGCGCCCACCATCGCCGGACTGCTCGCGCTGCCAGACTGCGCCGAACGCGTGCGCAATGCCACCGGGCCTTCGCTGGGGCCGCTGCAGGACTGGCTCGACGCGACTTGTGCGCATGGCCCGGACCCTGCGCACCGCCACCTGCTGGCGCCGAACGACCTGCAGGTGGTCAAGGCCGCCGGCGTGACCTTCGCCGCCAGCCTGGTCGAGCGCGTGATCGAGGAGCGGGCACGCGGCGATGCGGCCAGCGCCGCGGCCGTGCGCGAGAGCGTCAGCGCCATCGTCGGCCCGGGCTTTGCGTCGGTGCGCCCGGGTTCGCCCGAAGCCATGCGCATCAAGGAAGTGCTGGTCGCCCAGGGGCTGTGGTCGCAATACCTGGAAGTCGGCATCGGCCCGGACGCCGAGATCTTTACCAAGGCGGCGCCGCTGTCGTCGGTGGGGACCGGCGTCGACGTCGGCCTGCACCCGCAATCAACCTGGAACAACCCCGAGCCGGAGGTCGTGCTGGCGGTATCCCCGCGCGGTGAGATCGTCGGCGCGGCGCTCGGCAACGATGTCAACCTGCGCGACTTCGAGGGCCGCAGCGCGCTGCTGCTGGGCAAGGCCAAGGACAACAACGCGTCGTGCGGCATCGGCCCGTGGATCCGGCTGTGCGATGCACATTTTGGCATCGACGAGATCGCCCGCACCGAGATCGCCCTGACCATCGAAGGCGAGGATGGCTTCGTGCTGCACGGCGCCAGCGCCATGACCCAGATCAGCCGCTCGCCGCAGGAGCTGGTGGCGCACGCGATGGGCGCGCACCACCAGTACCCCGACGGCATGATGCTGTTCTGCGGCACGCTGTTCGCGCCGGTGCAGGATCGCGACGCGCCGGGCGCCGGCTTCACCCACCATCCGGGCGACCGCGTCAGCATTTCCGCGGCACACCTCGGCGGGCTGGTCAACTGGGTCGGCAACAGCAACGAACTGCCGCCGTGGACCTTCGGCATCGGCGCATTGATGGCCAACCTGGCCCGGCGTGGCCTGCTGCATCCCCCTCCCTGA
- a CDS encoding hypothetical protein (K06938: K06938): MPQFPESAPFRPEPDTGSTDSTLSEGPDSPCIGICSTLFDEICQGCGRTAAEVSNWVFFSDEEKQVVWERITREGTAKRFRQG; this comes from the coding sequence ATGCCGCAGTTCCCCGAATCCGCCCCGTTCCGCCCTGAACCGGACACCGGCTCCACGGATTCCACGCTGTCCGAGGGCCCGGACAGCCCCTGCATCGGCATCTGCTCGACGCTGTTCGATGAAATCTGCCAGGGCTGCGGCCGCACCGCGGCCGAGGTCAGCAACTGGGTGTTCTTCAGCGATGAAGAGAAGCAGGTGGTGTGGGAGCGCATCACCCGCGAAGGCACTGCCAAGCGGTTCCGGCAGGGCTGA
- the lldD gene encoding L-lactate dehydrogenase (flavin mononucleotide-dependent dehydrogenase; functions in aerobic respiration and also has a role in anaerobic nitrate respiration~K00101: E1.1.2.3, lldD; L-lactate dehydrogenase (cytochrome) [EC:1.1.2.3]) produces the protein MSSINEIEDLRRLARQRVPRMFYEYADSGSWTESTYRANQHAFGRILLRQRVAVDIGERRIATQMLGQEVAMPVAIAPTGLAGMQHADGEILAARAARDFGVPFTLSTVSICSIEDVAEATGGHPFWFQLYVMRDRAFVERLMDRARAAGCPALVLTLDLPVSAQRHKDLRNGLSAPPRLTPWNLLNMMGKPRWCLGMLGTRRRTFGNIIGHVQGVDDMSSLADWSSRQYDPTLNWDDVAWIRRRWPGKLVLKGIQDVADARLACQSGADALIVSNHGGRQLDGAPASIRALPAIAEAVGDRIEVHMDGGIRSGQDVLKAVALGARGVYIGRSMLYGLGAMGQAGVTRALEIIRKELDLTMAFCGHTDIRAVGKDILLSPHPPAS, from the coding sequence ATGTCGTCCATCAACGAGATCGAGGACCTGCGCCGGCTCGCCCGGCAGCGCGTGCCGCGCATGTTCTATGAGTACGCCGACTCCGGTTCGTGGACCGAATCCACCTACCGCGCCAACCAGCATGCGTTCGGCCGCATCCTGCTGCGCCAGCGCGTGGCCGTGGATATCGGCGAGCGCCGCATTGCCACGCAGATGCTGGGCCAGGAGGTGGCCATGCCGGTGGCGATCGCCCCCACCGGGCTGGCCGGCATGCAGCATGCCGACGGCGAGATCCTGGCCGCCCGCGCCGCGCGCGATTTCGGGGTGCCGTTCACGCTGTCGACCGTCAGCATCTGCTCGATCGAAGACGTGGCCGAGGCCACCGGCGGGCATCCGTTCTGGTTCCAGCTCTACGTGATGCGCGACCGCGCCTTCGTCGAGCGGCTGATGGACCGCGCCCGCGCCGCCGGCTGCCCGGCGCTGGTGCTGACGCTGGACCTGCCGGTCAGCGCGCAGCGCCACAAGGACCTGCGCAACGGCCTGTCGGCGCCGCCGCGGCTGACGCCGTGGAACCTGCTCAACATGATGGGCAAGCCGCGCTGGTGCCTGGGCATGCTGGGCACGCGCCGGCGCACCTTCGGCAACATCATCGGGCATGTGCAGGGCGTCGACGACATGAGCTCGCTGGCCGACTGGTCCAGCCGCCAGTATGACCCGACGCTGAACTGGGACGACGTGGCATGGATCCGCCGCCGCTGGCCCGGCAAGCTGGTGCTCAAGGGCATCCAGGACGTCGCGGATGCGCGCCTGGCGTGCCAGTCGGGAGCGGATGCGCTGATCGTGTCGAACCACGGCGGGCGCCAGCTCGACGGCGCGCCGGCATCGATCCGCGCGCTGCCCGCCATCGCCGAGGCCGTGGGCGACCGCATCGAAGTCCATATGGACGGCGGCATCCGCTCCGGGCAGGACGTGCTCAAGGCGGTCGCGCTCGGCGCCAGGGGCGTCTATATCGGCCGCTCGATGCTGTATGGCCTGGGCGCCATGGGCCAGGCTGGCGTGACGCGCGCGCTGGAGATCATCCGCAAGGAACTGGATCTGACCATGGCCTTCTGCGGCCACACCGACATCCGCGCGGTCGGCAAGGACATCCTGCTGTCGCCACATCCGCCCGCTTCGTAA
- a CDS encoding glutamine amidotransferase (Catalyzes the transfer of the ammonia group from glutamine to a new carbon-nitrogen group~K01951: E6.3.5.2, guaA; GMP synthase (glutamine-hydrolysing) [EC:6.3.5.2]), with the protein MATRTTHVIQHLAFEHAGVIGKALRARGHTLRVFQAGVDDLQPIADDPADLLLILGGPIGVYETDAYPWLEAEIDLIRQRLAAGGKMIGVCLGAQLIARAAGSRVYPGTREIGWAPIMPTPAGEDSALAELAAANWQVLHWHGDTFDLPPGAQLLASTAAVQHQAYAIGNQVLALQFHPEVIPRDIEAWLIGHTVELGKAGIDPRIIRARTAQVGATVAAAGERMFARWLQDAGL; encoded by the coding sequence ATGGCCACGCGTACCACCCATGTGATCCAGCACCTTGCTTTCGAGCATGCCGGCGTCATCGGCAAGGCGTTGCGCGCGCGCGGCCATACGCTGCGGGTGTTCCAGGCCGGCGTCGACGACCTGCAGCCGATCGCAGACGATCCGGCCGACCTGCTGCTGATCCTCGGCGGCCCGATTGGCGTCTACGAGACCGATGCCTATCCGTGGCTGGAGGCCGAGATCGACCTGATCCGCCAGCGCCTGGCTGCCGGCGGCAAGATGATCGGGGTTTGCCTGGGCGCGCAGCTGATCGCGCGTGCCGCCGGCTCGCGGGTCTACCCGGGCACGCGCGAGATCGGCTGGGCGCCGATAATGCCCACGCCAGCCGGCGAGGACTCGGCGCTGGCCGAACTGGCCGCCGCCAACTGGCAAGTGCTGCACTGGCATGGCGATACATTCGACCTGCCGCCCGGCGCGCAACTGCTGGCCTCCACGGCCGCGGTGCAGCACCAGGCCTATGCGATTGGCAACCAGGTGCTGGCGCTGCAATTCCATCCGGAGGTAATCCCGCGCGATATCGAGGCCTGGCTGATCGGCCATACTGTCGAGCTGGGCAAGGCCGGGATCGACCCCCGTATCATCCGCGCGCGCACTGCGCAAGTCGGCGCCACCGTGGCCGCGGCAGGCGAGCGCATGTTCGCGCGCTGGCTGCAGGACGCCGGGCTATGA